A DNA window from Sporomusaceae bacterium contains the following coding sequences:
- the rplI gene encoding 50S ribosomal protein L9, whose protein sequence is MKLILQQEVKNLGKKGDVIEASEGYARNFLLPKKLAIPATAGNVNAVQQQKENDARKAKRLLDEARLYAAQFAKLKVTVAVKTGEGGRLFGSVTSKDIADALKDQHGVDLDKRKIELKDAIKALGVYPVTVKLHPEVSTQIEVQVTAQ, encoded by the coding sequence GTGAAACTAATCCTCCAACAAGAAGTTAAAAACCTCGGCAAGAAAGGCGACGTCATAGAGGCATCCGAAGGCTACGCCCGCAACTTCCTGCTACCCAAGAAACTCGCCATCCCCGCCACCGCCGGCAACGTCAACGCCGTCCAGCAGCAGAAAGAAAACGACGCCCGCAAAGCCAAACGCCTCCTCGACGAAGCCCGGCTCTACGCCGCCCAGTTCGCCAAGCTCAAAGTCACCGTCGCCGTTAAAACCGGCGAAGGCGGCCGCCTGTTCGGCTCGGTCACCAGCAAAGACATCGCCGACGCCCTCAAAGACCAGCACGGCGTCGACCTCGACAAACGCAAAATCGAACTCAAGGACGCCATCAAAGCCCTCGGCGTCTACCCGGTAACCGTCAAGCTGCATCCGGAGGTGTCGACCCAGATAGAGGTTCAGGTCACCGCCCAGTAA